The following are encoded in a window of Pangasianodon hypophthalmus isolate fPanHyp1 chromosome 14, fPanHyp1.pri, whole genome shotgun sequence genomic DNA:
- the si:ch211-167j9.5 gene encoding fibroblast growth factor receptor homolog 1, which produces MSCSENSTNSSNHQTNAASLDTTHHILIGISVVTILTTLLFGILWFKKYRSLNKPTQQLGQGKFVTVPSQDSPPLSHTSPQSVLVMPPLDNSSETRLNGQKNRQSVRLLWRPSQQNARVSRTDLNLIQLIKAGREGAFYKAKMLRGTCKGHSLVTCKIAKEGVTSKQMETEVSVMRKLVYHKNVLQLLDWNTAEEPFMLIMEFVSYGTLRSFVQTHHDKLRADPEIQNLFTIASYHIALAMEHLRSKMVVHCDLALRNILVSRFPWEIKVAEFGLARDLTRMRSRRSTRKKLQRERVPLRWYPPEYFRNSYYSFKGDVWAFGIVLWEMQTFGSLPYPNLETSDQVVYHICAGTRNVGPDSCRPEILQIMKDCWLEPYTARPSFTELVSILENIIENDSDYVDVSDQRPTSTAED; this is translated from the exons ATGTCCTgttctgagaattcaacaaacTCGTCCAATCACCAGACAA ATGCTGCTAGTCTGGACACTACCCACCACATTCTCATTGGCATCTCTGTTGTCACCATTCTCACCACACTTTTGTTTGGCATCCTGTGGTTCAAaaa ATATCGATCACTGAATAAGCCCACACAGCAGCTTGGACAGGGAAAGTTTGTGACTGTTCCTTCCCAGGACTCCCCTCCTCTATCTCATACCTCTCCTCAATCGGTGTTGGTGATGCCTCCGTTAGACAATTCCTCAGAAACACGCctaaatggacagaaaaacagacagagtgTTCGATTACTGTGGAGACCATCACAACAG AACGCACGGGTTTCGAGGACAGACCTGAATCTGATACAGCTGATCAAAGCTGGGAGGGAAGGCGCATTCTACAAAGCAAAGATGTTGCGGGGAACCTGCAAAGGTCACTCACTTGTCACCTGCAAAATTGCAAAAGAAG GAGTCACTTCCAAGCAAATGGAGACTGAAGTGTCTGTTATGAGGAAGCTGGTGTATCATAAGAATGTGCTTCAGCTGCTGGACTGGAACACTGCTGAGG AGCCCTTCATGTTGATCATGGAGTTTGTGAGTTATGGGACCCTGCGCAGCTTTGTGCAGACACATCATGACAAGCTGAGAGCTGACCCTGAGATCCAGAACCTTTTCACTATCGCCTCCTATCACATCGCTCTGGCTATGGAACACTTGCGCTCCAAAATG GTGGTACACTGTGACCTTGCTTTAAGGAATATTCTGGTGAGCCGTTTCCCCTGGGAAATCAAAGTGGCTGAGTTTGGTCTGGCCAGAGACTTGACGCGTATGAGAAGTAGACGCAGCACCAGGAAAAAGCTCCAGAGG GAACGAGTGCCCTTGCGCTGGTATCCTCCTGAATATTTCCGGAACAGCTACTACAGCTTCAAGGGGGATGTGTGGGCTTTTGGTATTGTGTTATGGGAAATGCAGACATTTG GCAGTCTGCCCTATCCCAATTTGGAAACTTCAGATCAAGTGGTGTATCACATTTGTGCTGGAACCAGAAACGTAGGACCTGACAGCTGCCGACCAGAGAT ACTGCAGATAATGAAGGACTGCTGGTTGGAGCCTTATACAGCCAGACCTTCCTTTACTGAGCTCGTCAGTATCTTGGAGAATATAATTGAGAATGATTCG GATTATGTGGATGTTTCAGACCAAAGACCTACGAGTACAGCAGAAGACTGA
- the ift20 gene encoding intraflagellar transport protein 20 homolog codes for MAKDPLADAGLHFDELNKLRVLDPDVSQKTTELKEECKDFVDKIGQFQKIVGGLIEMVDELAKEAEKEKMKAIGARNLLKSVAKQREAQQQQLQALIAEKRMQLERYRIEYEALSKVEAEQNEFIDQFMLQK; via the exons ATGGCTAAAGATCCACTAGCAGATGCTGGACTTCATTTCGATGAACTCAACAAGTTACGAGTACTCGATCCAGATGTCTCCCAGAAGACCACCGAGCTCAAAGAGGAATGCAAAGACTTTGTTGACA AAATTGGCCAGTTTCAGAAGATAGTGGGTGGACTTATTGAAATGGTGGATGAATTGGCCAAggaagcagaaaaagaaaaaatgaag GCGATAGGTGCTAGAAATCTGCTGAAATCAGTTGCGAAACAGCGAGAGGCTCAGCAGCAACAACTACAGGCTCTAATTGCAGAGAAGAGGATGCAGCTGGAAAG GTACAGAATTGAATATGAAGCTCTCTCCAAAGTCGAAGCAGAGCAGAATGAGTTCATTGACCAGTTTATGCTGCAGAAATGA
- the tmem97 gene encoding sigma intracellular receptor 2 codes for MLLRVLEIVFFFYFASHIPITLFIDLQALLPEQVYPQSFKDVLHWYAAEFRDPMVLDPPVWFKSFIFCEALVQLPFFPIAAYAFLKGSCKWIRTPAIIYSVHVATTLLPILGHILLHNFPVAPLPGPQTSKERWTLVSVYAPYLLIPIILLLTMLFSSTYNSASPSVKASSKTKKLK; via the exons atgcttcttcGTGTTTTAgaaattgtatttttcttttattttgcgTCACATATTCCTATTACTCTCTTCATTGATCTTCAAGCACTACTACCAGAACAAGTGTATCCTCAATCA TTTAAAGACGTGCTGCACTGGTATGCAGCGGAATTCAGAGATCCCATGGTGCTGGATCCACCTGTGTGGTTTAAATCTTTCATATTTTGTGAAGCACTTGTTCAGCTGCCTTTCTTTCCCATTGCAGCATACGCCTTTTTAAAAG GCAGCTGCAAATGGATCAGGACTCCAGCAATCATATACTCCGTGCACGTGGCCACCACTTTACTTCCCATCCTTGGCCACATCTTACTCCATAACTTCCCAGTGGCACCTCTTCCAGGTCCGCAAACATCCAAGGAGCGATGGACACTGGTGTCTGTTTATGCTCCATACCTCCTCATTCCCATCATACTGCTCCTCACCATGCTCTTCAGCTCCACATATAATTCTGCCTCTCCAAGTGTCAAGGCTTCGTCCAAGACCAAGAAGCTGAAATAA
- the rad1 gene encoding cell cycle checkpoint protein RAD1: MPLSTQPQSGNDEYVLVASLDNVRNLSNILKAISFKDHAIFNATQNGLKVTVEESKCLQANAFIQAEIFQEFTLKEDVVGFQVNLTVLLDCLTIFGGSTVPGVSTALRMCYNGYGYPLTLFLEEGGVVTVCKINTQEPEEPLDFDFCSTNVTNKVILQSDSLKEAFSELDMTSEILQLTMSPSHPYFRLSTFGNSGNAHYDYPKDSDMMELFQCAKTQTNRYKMSLLKPSTKALALSCKVSVRTDTRGFLSLQYLVRNDDGQICFVEYYCSPDEEVDEE, encoded by the exons ATGCCTCTGTCAACTCAGCCGCAATCAGGAAATGATGAGTATGTCCTGGTAGCTAGTCTGGATAATGTGAGGAACCTTTCCAACATCCTGAAAGCGATATCCTTCAAAGACCACGCAATATTTAATGCAACTCAAAACGGACTAAAAGTTACTGTAGAAGAGTCCAAATGTCTTCAAGCAAATGCGTTCATTCAG gcggAGATATTTCAAGAATTCACCCTGAAGGAGGATGTGGTTGGGTTTCAGGTGAACCTCACAGTGCTGCTGGATTGCCTCACCATCTTTGGGGGAAGCACAGTGCCAG GAGTGAGCACAGCTCTGAGAATGTGCTACAATGGCTATGGCTACCCGTTAACCCTGTTCCTGGAGGAGGGAGGAGTGGTAACTGTTTGCAAGATTAACACCCAGGAGCCAGAGGAGCCTTTAGATTTTGATTTCTGCAGCACCAATGTCACCAACAAGGTGATCCTTCAGTCAGACAGCCTGAAAGAGGCATTTTCAGAGCTGGACATGACCAGTGAGATCCTGCAGTTAACAATGTCACCAAGTCATCCCTATTTCAG GCTGTCTACATTTGGAAATTCAGGAAATGCTCATTATGACTACCCCAAAGACTCAGACATGATGGAACTGTTCCAGTGCGCTAAGACACAGACCAACAG GTATAAGATGTCACTATTAAAACCCTCCACTAAGGCACTGGCTCTGTCCTGCAAGGTGTCTGTGAGAACAGATACTCGAGGTTTCCTCTCATTACAGTATCTTGTACGGAATGATGATGGACAGATTTGTTTTGTTGAATATTATTGCAGTCCCGACGAAGAGGTTGATGAAGAATAG